The sequence AGCGCGATCATGACGGCAATGGAAGAGTTCCGGATAAAACTTGCCGATGCGTCCCGCCAGAAAACCGGAAAAATCCGGGATATGCTGCATGCTAAAAGCTGACTACTGGATAGAGCGACTCGAACTTGAACCGCATCCCGAAGGAGGATTCTACCGGGAGACGTACCGGAGCCGGAGAACTTGCCGTTTCGAGGCAAACGAACCCTTCGGGGGAGAGAGAAACCATGCGACCTCGATCTATTATCTCCTGAAATACGGCGAACGATCGAAACTGCATCGCATTCATTCGGATGAACTGTGGTTTTTCCATGCAGGTCAACCACTTTCGGTTCATGTGTTTCCTCCCGAAGGAACTCCCTCCGCATTCACCCTTGGCGATTCGCCTCATAAAGGCGAGGTGCTGCAGGAGGTCGTTCGGGCTGAAAACTGGTTCGGGGCCTGTCATGCTCCGGAAAGTGCCGCAAAAAATGGTTACAGCCTGGTAAGCTGCGTCGTCGCTCCCGGTTTCGATTTCAGAGATTTCCTCTTCGCCGAAAGAGCACCGCTGCTTGAACGGTATCCGTCGTTTTCTGCAGTTATCGATCGCCTGACATGACCCGATCGTCAAGAAGCGTATAATCAACGCAGCATATCTGCATTTCGCAGAAATCGGAACGTAACGGGCTGTTTGGCTGTTTTTTTGTACTTTACCTGGCAACTGTTCAGGACGGAAGAGGACAAATTATTTCCGTAAAAGAAATTAACTGATTGAATTTATAAATGGCTCAGGAAGAGAGAGGAACGAAAAAACGATGAAAAAACGCGTCGTCATTATAGGCGGAGGATTTACGGGAATCAATGCGGCAAGAATACTCGGCAATAAAAAGGATATCGATGTCACCCTTATCGACAGAAAAAACTATCACCTTTTTCAGCCTCTCCTGTATCAGGTAGCCATGTCGGCTCTTGGCGAAGGCGATATTGCCGCCCCGCTGAGAAACATGGTGGCCAATTTTCATAATATCACGGTATTCAAAGGGATCGCCGAACAGATCGATGCAGAAAACAGGATCGTCAAAACAGATTTCGGCGATATTCCTTATGATTACCTGATCCTTGCCTGCGGAGTGAAACATCACTATTTCGGCAACAACCAGTGGGAGGAGTTCGCACCCGGCCTGAAAACTCTGGCACAGGCCAAAGAGATCAGAAGAAGGGTACTCGAAGCTTACGAAGCGGCAGAACGTACCAACGACCCGGTTGAACGCAAGAAGCTGCTCACCTTCGTCATTGTCGGGGGCGGCCCTACCGGTGTAGAACTTGCCGGCTCTATTGGCGAAATGAGCCGCTATACCCTTTCGAAGCTCTACCGTCAGATAGATCCAAAGCTTACAAGAATCTTCATCGTCGAGGCGGCTCCGCGGATTCTGGGCTCGTTCGATCCGGAACTGGCGAGCAAA comes from Chlorobium limicola DSM 245 and encodes:
- a CDS encoding cupin domain-containing protein; its protein translation is MLKADYWIERLELEPHPEGGFYRETYRSRRTCRFEANEPFGGERNHATSIYYLLKYGERSKLHRIHSDELWFFHAGQPLSVHVFPPEGTPSAFTLGDSPHKGEVLQEVVRAENWFGACHAPESAAKNGYSLVSCVVAPGFDFRDFLFAERAPLLERYPSFSAVIDRLT